From a region of the Triticum aestivum cultivar Chinese Spring chromosome 7D, IWGSC CS RefSeq v2.1, whole genome shotgun sequence genome:
- the LOC123166396 gene encoding uncharacterized protein, giving the protein MEAPAPDWSGLPADILTSVLQLLECPDLLRSASVCTAWHTTVSALRRVGVCPACQTPCLLYCTEAAGGSALGMYSLSERKAYTIPLPEPPINNWIGSSHGWIVSMDEKSDLTLLNPLTGDRIALPPATAMEHVKPILNDDGALVKYVVSYYDGGLPRVEDTPYASDLDEYGDFFYLKATLSSDPSKGECTVMLIHQPYGQLSFAKVGDVHWNWLKICNFYADCISHDEWFYAMTDKGAIDVFNLNGPAVIHKRVLPNMFLFGERSYIVKAPWGDVLQVDRKQILDRERPGGETYITKIEVYKILLSRSVTRWLE; this is encoded by the coding sequence ATGGAAGCTCCAGCCCCAGATTGGTCCGGGCTACCTGCGGATATATTAACCAGCGTCCTCCAGTTGCTGGAGTGCCCGGATCTACTCCGATCCGCCTCCGTCTGCACAGCCTGGCACACGACGGTCTCTGCGCTCCGCCGTGTCGGTGTTTGCCCTGCATGCCAGACGCCCTGTTTACTCTATTGCACTGAGGCCGCCGGCGGGAGCGCTCTTGGCATGTACAGTCTTTCAGAGCGAAAGGCCTACACCATACCCTTACCTGAACCTCCCATCAACAACTGGATCGGCTCATCACACGGATGGATAGTCAGCATGGATGAAAAGTCTGACCTGACGCTGCTCAATCCGCTCACTGGTGACAGGATTGCACTCCCTCCGGCGACGGCCATGGAGCACGTTAAACCTATCCTGAATGACGACGGAGCTCTTGTGAAGTATGTGGTGTCTTACTACGACGGAGGGCTTCCGAGGGTGGAGGATACACCCTATGCATCTGATTTGGATGAGTATGGTGATTTTTTCTATCTTAAGGCAACTTTATCATCTGATCCATCAAAAGGTGAATGCACTGTCATGCTCATCCACCAGCCATACGGGCAGCTCTCGTTTGCCAAAGTGGGAGATGTTCACTGGAATTGGCTCAAAATATGTAATTTCTATGCAGATTGCATATCCCATGATGAATGGTTCTATGCAATGACCGATAAAGGTGCAATTGATGTGTTTAATTTAAATGGACCAGCTGTCATCCACAAAAGAGTTTTGCCAAATATGTTTTTGTTTGGTGAAAGATCATACATTGTTAAGGCCCCATGGGGAGATGTCCTCCAGGTCGATAGAAAGCAGATTTTGGATCGTGAACGACCAGGTGGTGAGACGTATATCACAAAAATTGAAGTGTACAAGATTTTGCTGAGCAGAAGCGTGACAAGAT